A genomic region of Plasmodium malariae genome assembly, chromosome: 14 contains the following coding sequences:
- the SR25 gene encoding serpentine receptor, putative — protein MAKRHKLKITILPIFFFILFTGIHTVFTALNRNDWLKFYTSCAGSGQVKWELLCVLTILNSMFLLLNMNYKENINNLNNKKNETSDINDDLINVDMNEFSNNEKDESSDESEREKKYNKLRIRYLYSISNSRVCYYSMWILCYYLIYFLCFLSFLYGIRIFNNNLINIYTIRTCKIDNLENYILSENTFISLYWAIINFNVFMSKYTDSFYISNYIKLNIEFRTGKKKLLFFLNYFYQILLLSYAIYKNVSLYNKGLYNLNQIVCALIFLCLILYTILEITYVLEINKPCYYSVTKLSYNYVWAIIYLFVIFISSVIFYISVFSYSIKDKFVNFQIMLWFFFISLTYIKKNQLFIKV, from the exons ATGGCTAAAAGGCATAAATTGAAGATTACTATTTtgcctatttttttttttatattatttacggGGATTCACACTGTTTTCACAGCATTAAACAGGAATGATT GGTTAAAATTTTACACTAGCTGCGCAGGGTCAGGTCAGGTAAAATGGGAACTACTATGCGTTTTAACCATCTTGAACagtatgtttttattattaaatatgaattacaaagaaaatataaataatttaaataacaaGAAGAATGAAACAAGTGACATAAATGatgatttaataaatgtagaCATGAATGAGTTTAGTAATAATGAGAAAGATGAGAGTAGCGATGAAAGTGAAAGAgagaaaaagtataataaattaaggaTAAGATACTTATACAGTATAAGCAATTCAAGAGTTTGTTATTATAGTATGTGgatattatgttattatttaatatactttttatgctttttaagttttttatatggaataagaatattcaataataatttaattaatatatatacaataagaACATGTAAAATTGAcaatttagaaaattatatattatcagaaaatacatttatcaGTTTGTACTGGgcaattattaattttaatgtatttatgaGTAAATATACAGATTCCTTTTATATTTCgaattacataaaattgaACATAGAATTTAGAACAGGGAAAAAGAagttgcttttttttttaaattatttttatcaaatattgttattaagttatgctatttataaaaatgtttcgttatataataaaggaCTATATAATTTGAATCAAATAGTATGTGCTCttatatttctttgtttaattttatataccaTTTTAGAAATTACGTATGtattagaaataaataaaccaTGTTATTATAGTGTAACCAAATTATCCTATAATTATGTTTGGgccataatttatttatttgttatttttatttcttccgttatcttttatatttctgtttttagttattctataaaagataaatttgtaaatttcCAAATCATGTTatggtttttttttatatctttaacctacataaaaaaaaatcagttatttattaaagtttga
- the PmUG01_14038700 gene encoding conserved Plasmodium protein, unknown function gives MLRIFFLFLTFFCYLIYYVQCDTIIVDSDEVIQNFDKDTVLNLSEKSFIIFLDTKTSNSDIKGTYSKILKNSNVSIIGTCAYVKDLIKGRSLKYLDELGTQNYIKSDDIFNFSIYVFTVNGEEDIIPQIYKKHPSYITYIITCKENEIFDNPEYAKENKNVFHTNPSILSQLMVVFLIFFFLFIGFNLLFNIGTPKIFEEKQLIINKEH, from the exons atgcttagaatttttttcctttttttaacattctTTTGTTACTTGATATATTATGTCCAGTGTGATACCATAATAGTAGA ttcTGATGAAGTTATCCAAAATTTTGATAAAGATACAGTTTTGAACCTGTCTGAA aAATcctttatcatatttttagaCACAAAA ACCAGTAACAGTGATATAAAGGGAACATACtccaaaattttaaaa AACTCTAATGTAAGCATAATTGGGACTTGTGCTTATGTTAAGGACTTAATTAAAGGAAGAAGTCTTAAGTATTTAG ATGAATTAGGAACCCAGAACTATATTAAATCAGATGAT atattcaatttttctaTCTACGTTTTCACGGTTAACGGTGAAGAAG aTATTATACCCCAAATTTATAAGAAACACCCAAGTTATATAACTTATATAATCACCtgtaaagaaaatgaaattttcGATAATCCTGAATAtgcaaaagaaaataaaaacgtTTTCCACACCAACCCg AGTATTTTATCCCAGTTGATGgttgtttttttaatatttttcttcctaTTCATTGGATTTAaccttttatttaatattggAACTCCAAAGATATTCGAGGAAAaacaattaataattaataaagaaCACTGA
- the PmUG01_14038600 gene encoding mitochondrial ribosomal protein S5 precursor, putative, translating into MIKNILKKRKYCDRFLLLNSRCIHNSHLNKTLKNIYNEKLRDKYLDNIYNNEININTINKNIKHKKIDYLRQLIYEEVNGDEYLLSENILEEIKKNKNKYGHSDGNSIDNDHNSNRYSDIINRNSSSGASYWNNDNEAKDEGEKSRKNHPIEQGKEEMSESKYKQAIRIYNLLKLNDKASIFDEDVFMNIDSKINHDIYEFAQKNLINYPYENIDSPSRISKKNDIDVQTVCNDKTATSESLEYKTEGTSDSSINNDPINNDPINNDPINNDPINNDHTFDESNFMNITKMNLPIFNPSSFCLAIECLTNYICDDLIILFGDLVDKKKIPEKGENDRLYKFINLLCNFFSLEKKHSDVDRWMLDVYKKIKSKLPSKLRNIKDEYIQKWIKGHLERVLLNEKYKNETLYKEKYYNLGNDFVYDNLPLNNTNVMDNKINFSTNKLTYYFKTIIEFLLEKKIDNDLEEQLKMMFLNLKKIGLQNWLKMDVKDFEKYLLRNKNNNFLEISENDKYVSYLMLKCASRNITDFFFYEEFSPFYLFQEKPKNSIEEKINSLQENKHISDDELKKMIYTNQSAITITGSNNINDDEYNDMDIDLFLEKEKKYNMNRSLITYNFDENTNSYNYKYKQIPNTIYDQNTNKYIREKETIDPMLKLNEMRSSILEVKRMMSMTKDGRVYYIRIIIIIGNGKGVYGYGVGFGKNIKEARNSALLNSISNIDFIDYNYKNCILNFPVSGQEYSSHVKIIPRPLGKGLKMNRKYLPLGYILGLDNVKISFSGSNKWMSRIKALKRCLNKIVSIKTLCKMTGKKYVCHFAPHYCTSHWPDYWFKNILKEYQYKIQRIQKKRSMVCRKNFRSNISKIPEEVRPDFTPYTWKTPIQKYVELQKLKRYIDNNIFRTNVF; encoded by the exons atgataaaaaatatacttaagaaaagaaaatactgTGATAGATTTCTACTACTAAATTCTCGGTGTATTCATAACagtcatttaaataaaactcTGAAGAACATATATAACGAAAAATTGAGAGATAAGTACCtggataatatatataacaatgaaattaatattaacactataaataaaaatattaaacacAAGAAGATTGACTATTTGAGGCAGTTAATATACGAAGAAGTAAATGGCGATGAGTATCTTTTAAGTGAAAATATTttggaagaaataaaaaaaaataaaaataaatatgggCACAGCGATGGTAACAGCATTGACAATGATCATAACAGTAACAGGTACAGTGACATCATCAATAGGAACAGCAGTAGTGGTGCAAGTTACTGGAACAATGATAATGAAGCAAAGGATGAGGGGGAAAAAAGTCGAAAAAACCACCCTATCGAACAAGGAAAGGAAGAAATGAGtgaatcaaaatataaacaggcaattagaatatataatttgttgaAGTTAAATGACAAAGCTAGTATTTTCGATGAAGatgtatttatgaatatagatagtaaaataaatcatgATATTTATGAATTTGCTCAAAAGAACCTTATAAATTATCCGTACGAAAACATAGATTCCCCATCTAGAATTAGCAAGAAAAACGATATAGATGTACAAACTGTATGTAATGATAAAACAGCTACGTCAGAAAGTTTAGAGTATAAAACGGAGGGAACTAGCGACAGTAGTATAAACAATGATCCAATTAACAATGATCCAATTAACAATGATCCAATTAACAATGATCCAATTAACAATGATCATACTTTTGATGAAAGcaattttatgaatattacaaaaatgaacCTGCCTATATTCAATCCTTCAAGTTTTTGTCTAGCCATAGAATGCTTAACTAATTATATCTGTGAtgatttaattattttatttgggGACTTGGTAGATAAGAAAAAGATACcagaaaaaggagaaaatgatagattatataaatttattaatttattatgtaatttttttagtttagAAAAAAAGCATTCAGACGTAGATAGATGGATGCTTGATGtgtataaaaagataaaaagtaaattacCATCAAAACTCAGAAACATTAAAGATGagtatatacaaaaatggaTAAAGGGACATTTAGAACGAGTTTTACTtaacgaaaaatataaaaatgaaaccttatataaagaaaaatattataatttaggAAATGATTTTGTATATGACAATTTGCCATTGAATAATACGAATGTTATggataacaaaataaatttttctacTAACAAATTAACTtactattttaaaacaattattgaatttttactagagaaaaaaatagataatgATTTAGAAgaacaattaaaaatgatgtttttaaatctaaaaaaaataggtttACAGAATTGGTTAAAAATGGACGTAAAAGACTTTGAAAAATATCtgttaagaaataaaaataataattttttagaaatatcaGAAAACGATAAGTATGTATCCTATTTAATGCTAAAGTGTGCAAGTCGCAATATTACagactttttcttttatgaagaattttctccattttatctttttcaagaaaaaccaaaaaactctattgaagaaaaaataaatagtttACAAGAAAACAAACATATATCAGAtgatgaattaaaaaaaatgatttatacGAATCAGTCTGCAATAACTATAACAGGTAGCAATAACATCAATGACGATGAATATAACGATATGGACATTGACCTATTCttagaaaaggaaaagaaatataacatGAACAGATCATTAATTACTTACAACTTTGATGAAAATACCAATTCATATAACTACAAATACAAACAAATTCCAAATACTATATATGATCAAaatactaataaatatataagagaaaaagaaacaatTGATCCAATGCtgaaattaaatgaaatgaGGTCTTCCATATTGGAAGTTAAAAGGATGATGAGCATGACTAAAG ACGGAAGGGTgtattatataagaataatcATAATTATAGGTAACGGAAAGGGGGTATATGGCTATGGGGTAGgttttggaaaaaatattaaagaagCTAGGAACAGTGCTTTATTGAATTCTATTAGCAATATAGATTTTATAGattacaattataaaaattgtattttaaattttccagTTAGTGGACAAGAATATTCTTCAcatgttaaaataataccTCGACCCTTGGGAAAAGGATTAAAGATgaatagaaaatatttaccGTTAGGATATATATTAGGATTAGACAATGTTAAAATTTCTTTCAGTGGTAGTAACAAATGGATGAGTAGAATAAAAGCATTAAAAAGATGTTTAAACAAAATTGTATCTATTAAAACATTATGCAAAATGACAGGAAAAAAGTATGTTTGTCATTTTGCACCACATTATTGTACCAGTCATTGGCCTGATTACtggtttaaaaatattttaaaagaataccaatataaaattcaaagaattcagaaaaaaagaagtatgGTATGCAGAAAGAATTTTAGAtctaatatttcaaaaattccTGAAGAAGTTAGACCAGACTTTACTCCTTATACCTGGAAGACACcaatacaaaaatatgtcGAATTGCAGAAGTTGAAGAGGTACATAGATAATAACATTTTCCGTACCAACgttttctaa
- the NELFA gene encoding negative elongation factor A, putative has translation MSAGGTLKSMDKNKHTDTKISDDDCENKCHMKKDYNNSHMNNEGKSGTKGKNLKNERENNEISDKYIKYLECIKNNWSSSQASKLLSKKLIKYISERFLYMSSSLKVRVLTSFFYLTDQLRTESERHLLLITANGEIDGNGWVKKFSRILKPFIKTGIIDIKDIDSQTMHRILNYIDQENNSKNSKKHYIHNKKELEYIHMCDPINELKNLENKNIIHLDEYKMFTPSKNFDCLLSSVIKKGIKEFKN, from the exons ATGAGCGCAGGAGGAACTCTGAAATCTATGGACAAGAATAAACATACTGATACGAAGATAAGTGATGACGACTGTGAGAACAAGTGTCATATGAAAAAAGACTACAATAACAGTCACATGAATAATGAAGGAAAAAGCGGTACAAAAGgaaagaatttaaaaaatgaacgagaaaataatgaaataagtgataagtatattaaatatttagagtgtataaaaaataattggtCTTCTTCTCAAGCatcaaaattattaagtaaaaaattgataaaatatatatctgaAAGATTTCTATATATGTCTAGTTCCCTAAAAGTACGTGTACTAACTagctttttttacttaactGATCAATTAAGAACTGAAAGTGAACGACATTTATTACTAATTACAGCAAACGGTGAAATTGATGGTAATGGATgggtaaaaaaatttagcaGAATTTTAAAACCATTCATTAAAACAGGAATAATTGATATCAAGGATATAGACAGTCAAACCATGCAcagaatattaaattatattgatcaagaaaataatagtaaGAATAGTAAGAAACactatattcataataaaaaggaactggaatacatacatatgtgcgatccaataaatgaattaaaaaatttagaaaacaaaaacattatacatttagatgaatataaaatgtttacCCCTTCAAAGAACTTTGACTGTCTGCTCTCATCg gttattaaaaaaggaataaaagaatttaaaaattga
- the PmUG01_14038500 gene encoding conserved Plasmodium protein, unknown function, which translates to MDLPKVEAAFLIYNLEYYALINHEKLYTIKELNKKINKYAQVILSSNYKHVNNFSYTTEILHYFYKITEYYFMKYFNSTIIDSTFFFKCINDIKNRSFDIVQNDEMKKQFNLDENKGTQKSENLTENLGENLENKKVGNYSFNCKVLHSFVENLKRICSENRKHAININEIKRREEKREKSNSRNNISNNNNNGINSETHTRKAKKTNETKHSEEHTKFHKRFYYELCEINGSHNNEKNRMIYITKIFRKIINRKKVRQFICENEKRVKKNNLKFFLNLSLGIFIYLYIYKYIKKNYKKIEFFIFLNNLQNIRKIYLNNMPYIEKRQLCNFIKYIKLLNIQMFQYVYISFFVNIYKYANLIYNVTLLTLFNYFKHIYENNIEKKKGLQKNENQIIDTNDNMCKSFLKIDDTKCKEINNDSKNYVEVDENFSNKIILSKEKNIQIKEEQIMSSERGKGINTNTYECLNKIIDNNDSILSSDLNKKKGENVTSGINENTCNKIDDNTSPSNGKQNHNSFYSIENKREQTNEIIFDCYIYVFILFTYIRKTRNRMKSKMIKIQNNIKKMISIFVKIYYINQKEKKEKEEEVGVEEEEGKVEEEVGVEEKEGKVEEEEEAVEERKKSLRKYIGNKKHVRTNFDESSCKASHNIVNSLPSLYFNYIELSKYYKSCIKINYEIMNLVHKFHLLLKHFYKYLPVLNINKENCIIYNYYNKCYIYNENIKKKEDTDKVIPRKDIYEKRKKKETTFNIFKNVTDYELDFFYFNEKEHDEKEIIHDLVQNNEVELFEHVFEEGAKNEFANCQSSQSCTEQQDAQERENSDNGLSSDEMEYSKKLFLYYLNNNLEMCLINLVDKDEFSSANDEAQNGGNTLTTSYTKTKNLSFLKSTSILQYLNNNKNTYNKIIEIIHQFYNNPSHTLKNCIKDLNIYDKNILEIYDDNIFDLYYKFKNEATFETEESIKNKKLLEVKIFLDYEKLHTKRTVETQTPISFFKKDKLIQIAKDEEVSTIAERSIQTKKITNPIFYLKDIYD; encoded by the coding sequence ATGGACTTGCCAAAGGTAGAGGCCGcgtttttaatttataatctTGAATACTATGCGCTAATAAAtcatgaaaaattatatactattaaagaactaaataaaaaaattaacaagtATGCACAGGTTATTTTAAGCAGTAATTATAAacatgtaaataatttttcatacaCAACTGAAATACTTCACTATTTTTACAAGATAacagaatattattttatgaagtATTTCAATAGTACTATTATTGATTCCACCTTCTTTTTCAAATGCATTAAtgacataaaaaatagatcATTTGATATTGTTcaaaatgatgaaatgaaaaaacaatttaattTAGATGAAAATAAAGGCACACAGAAAAGTGAAAACTTAACAGAAAATCTCGGAGAAAACCTGGAGAATAAAAAGGTAGgcaattattcttttaattgcAAAGTTTTACATAGTTTtgttgaaaatttaaaaagaatatgtaGTGAAAATAGGAAGCATGCTATTAAtataaacgaaataaaaagaagagaggagaaaagagaaaaaagtaatagtagaaataatataagcaacaacaacaataatGGTATCAATAGTGAAACACACACTAGGAAAgctaaaaaaacaaatgaaacAAAACATTCCGAAGAACATACTAAATTTCACAAAAGGTTTTATTACGAATTATGTGAAATTAACGGTAGccataataatgaaaaaaatcgAATGATTTATATCACCAAAATTTTTcgcaaaataattaatagaaaaaaagttaGACAGTTTATAtgtgaaaatgaaaaaagagtaaaaaagaataatttaaaattctttttaaactTATCTTTgggtatatttatatatctttacatttataaatacataaaaaaaaattataaaaaaattgagttttttatatttttaaataatctgcaaaatattagaaaaatatatcttaataATATGCCTTACATTGAAAAGCGCCAGTTGTGTAacttcattaaatatataaagctTCTGAATATTCAAATGTTTCAATATGTGTATATCTCATTTTTtgtgaatatatacaaatatgctaacttaatatataatgtaacgCTTCTAacactttttaattattttaagcacatatatgaaaacaacatagagaaaaaaaagggttTGCAAAAGAATGAAAATCAAATAATAGACACAAATGATAATATGTGTAAAAGTTTTTTGAAAATAGATGATACAAAATGTAAGGAGATCAATAATGatagtaaaaattatgtagaggtagatgaaaattttagtaataaaattattttatcaaaagaaaaaaatatacaaataaaggAAGAGCAAATAATGTCAAGCGAACGCGGAAAAGGTATTAATACAAACACATATGAATGccttaataaaattattgacAACAATGATAGTATACTTTCAAGTGAtctgaataaaaaaaaaggggaaaatgtGACAAGTGGAATTAATGAGAATACTTGTAACAAAATTGATGATAATACTTCACCTTCGAATGGGAAACAAAATCACAACTCCTTTTATTccatagaaaataaaagagaacAAACAAATGAAATCATTTTTGATTGCTATATATAcgtttttatactttttacgTACATAAGAAAGACTAGAAATAGGATGAAATCCAAAATgattaaaatacaaaataacattaaaaaaatgattagtatatttgttaaaatatattatataaaccaaaaagaaaaaaaagaaaaagaagaagaagtaggagtagaagaagaagaaggaaAAGTTGAAGAAGAAGTAGGagtagaagaaaaagaaggaaaagttgaagaagaagaagaagcagtagaagaaagaaaaaagtcattaagaaaatatataggGAACAAAAAACATGTTCGTACTAACTTCGATGAAAGTAGTTGTAAAGCTAGTCATAATATAGTCAATTCGTTGCCTTCTTTATACTTTAATTACATAGAATTAagtaaatattacaaaagttgtataaaaataaattacgaAATTATGAATTTAGTCCATAAGTTCCATTTactattaaaacatttttataaatacctccctgttttaaatataaataaggagaattgtattatatataattactataataaatgttatatatataatgaaaatatcaaaaaaaaagaagatacaGATAAAGTAATCCCAAGGAAAGACATAtatgaaaagagaaaaaagaaggaaacaacttttaatatatttaaaaatgttacgGATTATGAAttagattttttttattttaatgaaaaggaacatgatgaaaaagaaataatacaCGACTTAgtacaaaataatgaagTAGAGCTTTTTGAACATGTATTTGAAGAAGGGGCTAAAAATGAATTCGCGAATTGTCAATCATCACAGAGTTGCACAGAACAACAGGACGCACAAGAGAGGGAAAATTCAGACAACGGCTTGAGTAGTGATGAAATGGAATAttcgaaaaaattatttttatattacctTAACAACAATTTAGAGATGTGTTTAATCAATTTGGTAGATAAAGATGAATTTTCCTCCGCAAATGATGAAGCACAAAATGGTGGAAATACATTAACAACATCGTACACTAAAACTAAAAATTTGTCGTTTCTCAAAAGCACTTCTATTTTACAgtatttgaataataataaaaatacgtataacaaaataattgaGATAATCCATCAATTTTATAACAATCCATCACATACCCTcaaaaattgtataaaagatctaaatatatatgataaaaatatactagaaatatatgatgataatatttttgatttatattataaatttaaaaatgaagcTACATTTGAAACTGAAGAAtcgataaaaaataaaaagctgttggaagtaaaaatatttttagattatgaaaaattacataCAAAAAGAACCGTTGAAACACAAACacctatttctttttttaaaaaagataaattaatacaaattGCAAAAGATGAAGAAGTTTCCACAATAGCAGAACGAAGTATTCAAACAAAAAAGATTACTAATCCaattttttatctaaaaGATATATACGATTAA